A genome region from Blautia coccoides includes the following:
- a CDS encoding AraC family transcriptional regulator: protein MIYEPLFELEKTGINIAYHTKKGRYSPPHWHSAIELIYVLNGTATISIEGKDCNLVAGEFIVVDSNRVHEAQCARVSMMVVIHYSRAGMKNYMTKIDEYRFYCSRQSLKKEKLDKYLEICGLLKRLPPLYVTRPAGYRLQSQAVAMEVLFELVNHFSAAADSTGLVNDDTVLERLAEITAYIEEHHREKITLEDIASNFYLSREYFSRFFRQNMGVTFSRYVNQVRMMHIYHDLCSTGEGVMELAEKHGFANYKLFNRMFQEIYGCKPSDVRKR, encoded by the coding sequence ATGATATATGAACCGCTGTTCGAGCTGGAGAAGACAGGGATCAATATAGCTTACCACACGAAAAAGGGGAGATACAGCCCGCCCCATTGGCATTCCGCCATTGAACTGATTTATGTGCTGAACGGTACAGCCACAATTTCTATAGAAGGAAAAGACTGCAATCTGGTAGCAGGGGAGTTTATTGTAGTGGATTCCAACCGGGTCCATGAGGCACAGTGTGCAAGGGTTTCCATGATGGTGGTGATCCATTATTCCAGAGCGGGTATGAAGAATTATATGACTAAGATTGATGAATACCGCTTCTATTGCTCCAGGCAGTCTCTGAAAAAGGAAAAACTGGACAAATACCTGGAAATCTGCGGTCTTTTAAAACGTTTGCCTCCTCTGTATGTGACCCGCCCCGCCGGATATCGTCTGCAGAGCCAGGCTGTGGCTATGGAAGTGCTGTTTGAGCTTGTCAATCACTTTTCCGCTGCGGCGGATTCCACGGGATTGGTGAATGATGACACGGTTTTGGAACGTCTGGCAGAGATAACAGCTTACATTGAGGAACATCACAGGGAAAAGATAACACTGGAGGATATCGCATCCAACTTTTATCTGAGCAGGGAGTATTTCAGCCGTTTTTTCAGGCAGAATATGGGAGTGACATTTTCACGTTATGTAAACCAAGTGAGGATGATGCATATTTACCATGATCTGTGTAGCACAGGGGAAGGTGTCATGGAATTGGCGGAGAAGCATGGGTTCGCCAATTATAAGCTTTTTAACAGAATGTTTCAGGAGATATATGGGTGTAAGCCCAGTGATGTGAGGAAGAGATAA
- a CDS encoding ArnT family glycosyltransferase: MQLQIKNILSDRSRIYFIFELAFLAGIFFFCVHWAHLLPLDAGPDEKMRYDIPMYIYEHGKLPHGGDPSIRNPIWGTSYAFLPILSYMISALFMNVMSIFSTDPQHLLFAARLVSACFTTGAVFFVFRSGKKLFDGYSKWFFVCLVAVLPEALFMGIYVNNDAMAICCGAAIIYYWLIGMERNWDVPSCIGLGIWLGLCAMSYLNAYGFLLCSIFVFTLSCLTDNRKQIDWKYWLKRGILVAVIGLLVCGWWFVRNYMIYDGDWLGLATSNDFADRYAQEQFRPSTALSSGRAQGYTILSMLTGHWMFDVLRSFVGVFGQFQFWVESWIIVLYYILFIAGLIGCLMQIKKMFQLRQNGEIRQKAVFNWGMLFAAIIPVVLNFYHSYCVDYQPQGRYILPGLVPMMYFTVCGVTHLTERFISKMRYRNILSGILCSALVLITIKEFFRIY; encoded by the coding sequence ATGCAGTTACAAATAAAAAATATACTTTCTGACCGTTCCCGCATTTATTTTATCTTTGAGCTTGCGTTCCTGGCAGGAATCTTCTTCTTCTGTGTGCACTGGGCACACCTGCTGCCTCTGGACGCCGGCCCCGATGAAAAAATGCGTTATGATATCCCCATGTATATCTATGAACACGGCAAGCTTCCTCACGGCGGTGACCCATCTATAAGAAATCCCATATGGGGTACCTCCTATGCATTTCTTCCTATATTATCTTACATGATATCAGCCCTGTTCATGAATGTAATGAGTATCTTCTCCACAGATCCTCAGCATCTCCTGTTTGCCGCAAGACTTGTCTCTGCCTGTTTTACAACGGGAGCCGTTTTCTTTGTCTTTCGCTCCGGCAAAAAGTTATTTGACGGATACAGCAAATGGTTCTTCGTATGTCTGGTTGCCGTCCTGCCTGAAGCTTTGTTCATGGGCATCTATGTAAATAATGATGCCATGGCCATCTGCTGCGGCGCGGCTATTATATATTACTGGCTCATAGGCATGGAGCGGAATTGGGATGTGCCCAGTTGTATCGGCCTTGGCATCTGGCTCGGTCTGTGTGCCATGTCCTATCTGAATGCCTATGGTTTTCTGCTCTGCAGCATCTTTGTCTTTACTCTGAGCTGCCTGACAGACAACAGGAAACAGATTGACTGGAAATACTGGCTGAAACGCGGTATCCTGGTGGCAGTCATAGGACTTCTGGTCTGCGGCTGGTGGTTTGTCCGGAATTATATGATTTATGACGGAGACTGGCTGGGTCTTGCCACCAGTAATGACTTTGCTGACCGGTATGCCCAGGAGCAGTTCAGACCTTCCACAGCCCTATCCTCCGGAAGGGCACAGGGATACACAATCCTGTCCATGCTCACCGGTCACTGGATGTTCGACGTCCTCCGCAGTTTTGTAGGTGTGTTTGGCCAGTTCCAGTTTTGGGTGGAATCCTGGATCATTGTCCTCTATTACATTCTGTTCATAGCCGGGCTGATCGGGTGTCTGATGCAGATCAAAAAAATGTTTCAGCTTCGTCAAAATGGGGAAATACGGCAGAAAGCTGTTTTTAACTGGGGTATGCTGTTTGCCGCCATTATTCCCGTTGTACTGAACTTTTACCACTCCTACTGTGTGGATTACCAGCCCCAGGGGCGGTATATCCTGCCGGGCCTTGTGCCCATGATGTACTTTACAGTATGCGGAGTCACTCATCTGACCGAACGTTTTATTTCCAAGATGAGATACCGGAATATTCTGTCAGGTATTCTCTGCAGTGCTTTGGTGCTGATCACTATAAAAGAATTTTTCCGAATTTATTGA
- a CDS encoding DUF3887 domain-containing protein, giving the protein MRKKALVILMAAAVFALAGCGDKTDKDTGKDDKKQETSAEAETPGEAEPEVDNVGPAAEAEQISESDGRKLMETAVAFTEDLIAANHDNLVNDYEYEDEMKAVVESKELEQSITAAVEASGEFKGTKTAWLGDQAGDYSSVQVPCEFSGQSWNMMISFTSDGKIGGVHTDVYKETP; this is encoded by the coding sequence ATGAGAAAAAAGGCATTGGTGATTTTAATGGCAGCAGCAGTATTTGCACTTGCTGGCTGTGGAGACAAGACTGACAAGGATACCGGTAAGGATGATAAGAAGCAGGAGACTTCTGCGGAAGCGGAGACACCGGGTGAGGCTGAACCGGAGGTTGACAATGTAGGCCCTGCGGCGGAAGCTGAACAGATCTCTGAGAGCGATGGAAGGAAGCTCATGGAGACTGCGGTCGCTTTTACAGAGGATCTGATCGCTGCAAACCACGATAATCTGGTAAATGATTATGAGTATGAAGATGAGATGAAGGCCGTTGTGGAAAGTAAAGAGCTGGAACAGTCTATCACGGCAGCCGTGGAGGCGTCCGGTGAATTTAAAGGTACGAAAACCGCATGGCTGGGGGATCAGGCAGGAGATTATTCCAGTGTACAGGTACCCTGTGAATTTTCCGGTCAGTCCTGGAATATGATGATTTCTTTTACCTCTGACGGCAAGATCGGCGGCGTACATACTGATGTATATAAAGAGACACCGTAG
- a CDS encoding amidohydrolase: MLCIKNGLIYTMAEKEPFKGDVLIEDGKIRRIGADLEIPEGTEVIDAEGMEVYPGFVEAHCHTGLDGYGIGYEGRDYCELNDLVTPQLRAIDGINPFDPCFKHAREAGVTCIGTGPGSADVLGGTFAAVKTVGSRIDKMVVKYPVAMKCAFGENPKNCYQDKGDTSRMTTAALLRNELFKAKAYMEKKEAAGDDVQKQPEFNLKLESLIPVLKKEIPLKAHAHQANDIFTALRIAKEFGLDITLEHVTEGHLIADELAGEHVPMAVGPTLTHATKFELQNKSWTTPGVLASMGCQVSIITDAPVIPQEFLPLCAGLAVKAGMDEFDALKAITINPAKHLGIEDRVGSLEAGKDADIVVMTGSPLKVESLVKYVFVDGVIVHQN; this comes from the coding sequence ATGTTATGCATTAAAAATGGTCTGATTTACACAATGGCAGAAAAAGAGCCTTTTAAGGGGGATGTTCTGATCGAGGACGGAAAGATCCGTAGGATTGGTGCGGATTTGGAAATCCCGGAGGGAACAGAGGTGATCGACGCCGAAGGAATGGAGGTCTATCCGGGGTTTGTGGAGGCACACTGCCACACAGGTCTGGACGGTTACGGGATCGGTTATGAGGGCAGGGATTACTGTGAGCTTAACGATCTGGTCACACCTCAGCTTCGTGCCATCGACGGAATCAACCCCTTTGATCCATGCTTCAAACATGCAAGAGAAGCAGGGGTAACTTGCATCGGAACCGGCCCGGGCAGTGCGGATGTACTGGGGGGAACCTTTGCGGCAGTGAAGACTGTGGGCAGCAGGATCGACAAAATGGTGGTGAAATACCCTGTTGCAATGAAGTGCGCATTTGGAGAAAATCCTAAAAATTGTTATCAGGATAAGGGGGATACCTCCAGGATGACAACTGCGGCTCTTCTCAGAAATGAGCTGTTTAAGGCAAAGGCCTATATGGAGAAAAAGGAGGCCGCAGGGGATGACGTTCAGAAGCAGCCGGAGTTTAACCTGAAACTGGAATCTTTGATCCCGGTTCTGAAGAAAGAGATACCGCTGAAGGCTCATGCACATCAGGCTAATGATATATTTACAGCCCTGCGTATTGCAAAAGAGTTCGGACTTGACATCACACTGGAACATGTGACAGAGGGACATCTGATTGCGGATGAGCTGGCGGGAGAGCATGTGCCCATGGCAGTAGGCCCAACACTGACCCATGCGACTAAATTTGAGCTGCAGAATAAGAGCTGGACAACACCGGGTGTTCTTGCTTCTATGGGATGCCAGGTTTCTATTATTACAGATGCGCCTGTGATCCCTCAGGAATTTCTGCCTCTGTGTGCAGGACTTGCGGTGAAAGCGGGGATGGATGAATTCGACGCTTTGAAGGCTATTACTATAAATCCTGCAAAACATTTAGGCATCGAGGACAGAGTCGGGTCACTGGAAGCGGGCAAGGATGCGGATATTGTAGTGATGACAGGAAGCCCCCTCAAGGTAGAGTCTCTGGTGAAGTATGTGTTTGTAGACGGGGTGATAGTACATCAGAATTAG